In the genome of Pongo pygmaeus isolate AG05252 chromosome 9, NHGRI_mPonPyg2-v2.0_pri, whole genome shotgun sequence, one region contains:
- the LOC129008126 gene encoding LOW QUALITY PROTEIN: sorting nexin-7-like (The sequence of the model RefSeq protein was modified relative to this genomic sequence to represent the inferred CDS: inserted 1 base in 1 codon), producing MDMNSFSTMMPTSPLSMTNQIKFEDERDLKELFITVDKTESYVTTIETFIMYRIITKSSCGEFDSSEFAVRRQYQGFLWLKGKLEEAHPTLIIPPFPEKFIVKGMVEHFNDDFIETRRKALHKFLSRTADHPTLTFNEVFKIFLTAQLSSHKKQDPGLLSRMGPTVRTVASSMRGIKNHQEEFMEMNNFTEIFSQKTNLIDKISWRIFKEEREYFDEMKEYGPMHILWLVSEEDLVDTLKDVDSCIDRCCKATEKWMFGLSEALLPVVHEYVLYSEMLMGVMKRRDQIQAELVSKVEALTYKKADSDLLTEEIGKLEDKVEYANNALKAEWERWQQNIQNDIKLAFTDMTEESIQYYEQCLATWEPFLTXTNLHLEEASEDKP from the exons ATGGACATGAATTCCTTCAGCACTATGATGCCAACATCCCCTTTATCAATGACAAACCAAATCAAGTTTGAAGATGAACGAGATTTAAAGGAACTCTTCATTACAGTTGATAAAACTGAAAGTTATGTTACTACAATAGAAACTTTCATTATGTATAGGATTATTACTAAGTCATCTTGTGGAGAATTTGACTCCAGTGAATTTGCAGTTAGGAGACAGTATCAAGGTTTCCTTTGGTTGAAGGGAAAACTTGAAGAAGCACACCCCACTCTGATTATTCCACCATTTCCAGAAAAATTTATAGTAAAAGGAATGGTGGAACACTTTAATGATGACTTCATTGAGACACGCAGGAAGGCTTTACATAAATTTTTGAGCCGAACTGCTGATCATCCAACTTTAACATTTAATGAGGTCTTCAAAATTTTTCTCACTGCACAACTCTCTTCTCACAAGAAGCAGGATCCTGGATTGCTAAGCAGGATGGGGCCAACAGTCAGAACTGTTGCATCCTCAATGAGAGGAATTAAAAACCACCA AGAAGAGTTCATGGAAATGAATAACTTTACTGAAATTTTTAGCCAGAAAACAAATTTGATAGATAAAATATCTTGGAGAATTTTCAAGGAAGAAAGGGAATATTTTGATGAAATGAAAGAATATGGTCCAATGCATATTCTGTGGTTAGTGTCAGAAGAGGATCTGGTTGATACTCTAAAAGATGTTGACAGCTGCATTGACAGATGCTGTAAGGCCACTGAAAAATGGATGTTTGGACTCTCAGAGGCCCTGCTTCCTGTTGTACATGAGTACGTGCTTTATAGTGAAATGTTAATGGGTGTTATGAAAAGAAGAGACCAAATACAAGCAGAACTGGTTTCCAAAGTTGAAGCTTTGACCTATAAAAAGGCAGATAGTGATCTGCTTACAGAGGAGATTGGAAAACTTGAAGATAAAGTAGAATATGCTAATAATGCCCTGAAAGCAGAATGGGAAAGATGgcaacaaaatatacaaaatgatatCAAGTTAGCATTTACAGATATGACTGAGGAGAGTATCCAATATTATGAACAGTGCCTTGCTACATGGGAACCATTCCTTA TCACCAACCTCCACTTGGAAGAAGCCTCTGAAGATAAACCTTAA